The nucleotide sequence AAGCCGTATTAAGAGAAGTGACTGATTCTGAAGGCCAGATAGTCCTTTTCATTGATGAGATCCACACTGTTGTTGGAGCAGGTACTGTTAATTATCATCCTTAAGTACCTTTATCCTCAGGTCTGTTAGTAGCATAATTTTCATATGAATGTGATATAGTTGTGCTTTCTACATATGATGTCCTTTGTGTATATTCATGAGTTGAAGATATCATGTGGAATAATGCAAGCAAGTCATGCATGTGGAACTTAAATGCTTCCGATGAAGCTAACAAATCCCTATCACTTAAACATCTGAAATAACTCCAATTTTGTTTACTGTGGGGGCTATACGGGTTGTTCATTACTAGTCTCACGATTGGTTTTGCAAGTAATCTGAGATTGCCAGAAAGGGACTTATTATATTCATGTAAattaagaaataaacaatcattaGTAGATTATAGGCTTTCTGGTTTATTTTGTTGCTTCGTCGCTAAATATCTTGACACTCTTTGTttcattaaatattttgattaatgggATTATAGGCTTTCTGGTCTAATTATTTTGTTGTTTCTTTGCTAAATATCTTGACAGTCTTTCTTCGCTAAATATCTTGACTCTTTGTTTGTGAATATCAGCAGCAAGTTTGTACCAATTTGTATTGCTTGTGTTTTCTTCACGAGCATTTGTTCCTCTACAAATACTTGAGTTGTTCCATCTTGAAAGTTACatctagttttttttttgttcagtcATGTACTAGATTTTTTCTTCATCTTTCTTCTAAATTCAAATTTGCTCTCTCTTAATCATTAAAACAAGTAGTTTCATAGTTTCTAATTCCATCATTGCCCATGCTAATTAGTATACTATTCACTTCTTCAGGTGCCACAAATGGGGCCATGGATGCAGGCAATCTTTTGAAACCGATGCTTGGGCGTGGAGAGTTGCGCTGCATTGGTGCAACAACTCTTGATGAGTATCGCAAATACATTGAGAAGGATCCAGCCTTGGAACGTCGGTTTCAGCAAGTTTATGTAGATCAGCCTACTGTGGAAGACACAGTATCCATATTGCGCGGATTACGTGAGAGATACGAGCTTCACCATGGTGTCCGCATATCTGATAGTGCACTCGTGGAGGCTGCCATTCTTTCTGATCGTTATATAAGTGGCCGCTTTTTGCCTGACAAAGGTAAACCCTTGATAAAGCCTACAGTTGTTACCTTATCTTTCAGCACAATTCTATCTGTGGAATTTCTTTAAAAAATGTGTTTCCAGCAAATTGTGAATTCTGAAGTGGTTGTTTGGCTACAGCTATTGACTTAGTTGATGAGGCAGCTGCCAAGTTAAAAATGGAGATCACATCCAAACCGACGGCCTTGGATGAAATCAATCGGTCCGTGTTGAAACTAGAAATGGAGCGACTCTCACTGACTAATGATACAGACAAAGCTTCGAAAGATAGATTGAACCGCCTTGAGGCTGAACTGTCACTCTTGAAGGAGAAGCAAGCTGAACTTACTGAGCAGTGGGAGCATGAAAAATCAGTAATGACACGCATTCAATCCATAAAAGAAGAGGTATCATGTAGCTCTCTGCAAAGTAATTATAGTCATTATGTGTTGATTATTGCTTGAGGCAAAGTTTTTCTGCTTATCACTTTGGGGTGAAGGAACCCCATAGGTTGCTAATATCATGTGCATCTAGTTCACATGATAGAAGTCTGCCATATAAAATATTGCTTAAAAAATTGAAGCATCTTTGTACTTGCATGTGCAACATTGAGATACGTGGAGGGTATACGTGGAATATCCATTTTTCACTAGGAAAACACAGTATATACCTAGTATTTCAGTCTTAGAATGGTCAAGAACTCCGAAGGTACACTTCCATTGAAGTTGTTCATGGTGACTAATTGTTAAATTGATTAGCCCATTAAAATCTAAAGATTAATTATAGAATTCATTCAAAATTCGTTTAACAGGCTACACATTCCCTGTTTGGTTTGCATTTGTTTCGAGTCTGAAACAGTGATCTGATTATCAAGTTCACTGAAATTTTTGTTTACTGAAATTCCCTTCTTTCAAAAAGAAATTAGTAAGTTAATCTGAGCTGAGTGCTTTCTTGACAATTTAAAACATGTATTTATTAGTATGGAGATTATCAACTAAAATAAGAACCTCTTGTATCACTTATACCAACAAGTTTGGAATTTTGCTtaaaatcattgatatgttccatctCACTAAGCTACACTTTCTTTGGCACAGATTGACAGGGTGAATCTAGAAATTCAGCAAGCAGAACGTGAGTATGATCTTAACCGGGCTGCTGAATTGAAGTATGGAAGCCTTAACTCTCTACAGCGTCAACTTCAACAAGCAGAAAAGGAGCTCACTGAATATCAAAATTCAGGAAAGTCGATGCTTAGAGAAGAGGTAACTGGAAATGACATTGCAGAAATAGTCAGCAAATGGACAGGTATTCCAGTGTCCAAGTTGCAACAGTCTGAGAGGGAAAAGCTGCTGCACCTGGAAGAAGAACTCCACAAGCGTGTTGTAGGTCAAGACCCTGCAGTGAGAGCTGTGGCAGAAGCTATCCAACGGTCCAGAGCTGGTCTCTCAGACCCAAACCGTCCCATTGCTAGTTTCATGTTCATGGGACCAACAGGGGTTGGCAAGACCGAATTGGCAAAAACACTTGCTTCTTATATGTTCAACACTGAAGAAGCTTTAGTGAGAATAGATATGAGCGAGTACATGGAAAAGCATGCAGTGTCAAGATTGATTGGGGCCCCTCCTGGTTATGTTGGATACGAAGAGGGAGGACAGCTGACTGAGACTGTTCGCAGGAGGCCATATGCTGTTATTTTGTTTGATGAGATAGAGAAGGCGCATTCTGATGTGTTCAATGTTTTCCTGCAGATACTGGATGATGGTCGGGTGACTGATTCACAGGGCCGGACAGTGAGTTTTACCAATACAGTCATCATTATGACATCAAACGTGGGTTCTCAGTACATCTTGAATATGAACGATGAAACCGAGTCAAGGGATTCAACCTATGAGTCGATCAAGCAGAGGGTGATGGATGCTGCTAGGTCCTTATTTCGCCCTGAATTCATGAATCGAGTTGACGAGTATATTGTTTTCCAGCCTCTGGACCGGGAGCAGATTAACAGCATTGTCAAGTTACAGGTATGGGCTCTTATCATCCGTAAAATTCTATATTACACACAGGATTGCTACAAGTAGATGTGATTCAATATTTAAATTGTTGAAGCATGCCTTTTAAAAAATCCATATGGAGAAACTTAGCTATTACAGCTCTAATTATATTTGACTTCACAACTTTGCCACAACATGGTAACAATTAAACTCCTCTCGATGAAAAATCAAAATCCATAAATCTATGGCTCATCTTGTCAATTACTAGATTTGTAGTCTATATGGATCCTTATTCCCATGTGCTGCCACCTGACGTACTGATTGGTCTGTCTATACAGTTGGAGAGAGTACAGAAGCGAGTTGCCGACCGGAAGATCAAGATTGAGGTCACCGATGCGGCAGTCGAGTTTCTCGGAAATCTCGGATACGATCCCAACTACGGTGCTAGGCCGGTGAAGCGTGTTATTCAACAGAATGTGGAGAATGAACTAGCAAAAGGTATTCTCAGAGGCGACTTCAAGGATGAGGACACTGTGTTAGTGGACACAGAAGTCACTGTTTTCTCCAATGGCCAGCGTCCTCAGCAGAAGTTGGTGTTCCGTAAGCTGCTGGACGCAGATTCTTCCGATAAGCCTTCCTCCGAAGACCAGAAGGCCTTCTTGCCTAGTCGTTGACCGTGGGTCTCCTCCTCCAAGACACCATGCAGTAGAGCTACAGCACTGTATAATGGCCCTCTACGTTTCTATAGAAATCTGATGATATAGTTTCTATGACAGATTTGGAGGCCAGTCTATCTTTTCATAATCTTGCAATGGAGGAGAACACATTGATCTGCAAGTCATCAGCGAATGGGGCATCATCCGTAATCGATTATACAGACTGCAAAACCTACCAATAATCTCTACAAGAACAAGACCCATGTTTGAAGCAGTGAAACCTGTTTCTGTCCCGGACAACAATTTTGCGGTCGGTAACCTCAGATATCAACTTCAGAGCCGCATGACAGTCACTGCAAACTCTAAGGTTCTTCATGATCCTAATTGGTCTCCCCGCCCGCGTGTTCATCAGCCCAAA is from Musa acuminata AAA Group cultivar baxijiao chromosome BXJ1-6, Cavendish_Baxijiao_AAA, whole genome shotgun sequence and encodes:
- the LOC135676408 gene encoding chaperone protein ClpB3, chloroplastic isoform X2; translation: MASFQVLGETAGSMLGRDIETLIQRAREYKKEYGDSFVSVEHIVLSYADDRRFGRQLFKDFQISINTLKSAVQAIRGRQNVIDQDPEGKYEALEKYGKDLTAMAREGKLDPVIGRDDEIRRCIQILSRRTKNNPVLIGEPGVGKTAISEGLAQRIVQGDVPQALMNRRLISLDMGALIAGAKYRGEFEDRLKAVLREVTDSEGQIVLFIDEIHTVVGAGATNGAMDAGNLLKPMLGRGELRCIGATTLDEYRKYIEKDPALERRFQQVYVDQPTVEDTVSILRGLRERYELHHGVRISDSALVEAAILSDRYISGRFLPDKAIDLVDEAAAKLKMEITSKPTALDEINRSVLKLEMERLSLTNDTDKASKDRLNRLEAELSLLKEKQAELTEQWEHEKSVMTRIQSIKEEIDRVNLEIQQAEREYDLNRAAELKYGSLNSLQRQLQQAEKELTEYQNSGKSMLREEVTGNDIAEIVSKWTGIPVSKLQQSEREKLLHLEEELHKRVVGQDPAVRAVAEAIQRSRAGLSDPNRPIASFMFMGPTGVGKTELAKTLASYMFNTEEALVRIDMSEYMEKHAVSRLIGAPPGYVGYEEGGQLTETVRRRPYAVILFDEIEKAHSDVFNVFLQILDDGRVTDSQGRTVSFTNTVIIMTSNVGSQYILNMNDETESRDSTYESIKQRVMDAARSLFRPEFMNRVDEYIVFQPLDREQINSIVKLQLERVQKRVADRKIKIEVTDAAVEFLGNLGYDPNYGARPVKRVIQQNVENELAKGILRGDFKDEDTVLVDTEVTVFSNGQRPQQKLVFRKLLDADSSDKPSSEDQKAFLPSR
- the LOC135676408 gene encoding chaperone protein ClpB3, chloroplastic isoform X1 — its product is MAAVFCAPHHHLPVLPLPSRKSGIRSFSGSLALPSPSKGRSSVRPLRVLKWSETLGRSDLFVSKRAGRVGNRSRSVVVRCEANKDGRITQQEFTEMSWQAIVSAPEIAKESKHQIVETEHLMKSLLEQKNGLARRIFSKAGVDNTKLLEATDRFIQRQPKVLGETAGSMLGRDIETLIQRAREYKKEYGDSFVSVEHIVLSYADDRRFGRQLFKDFQISINTLKSAVQAIRGRQNVIDQDPEGKYEALEKYGKDLTAMAREGKLDPVIGRDDEIRRCIQILSRRTKNNPVLIGEPGVGKTAISEGLAQRIVQGDVPQALMNRRLISLDMGALIAGAKYRGEFEDRLKAVLREVTDSEGQIVLFIDEIHTVVGAGATNGAMDAGNLLKPMLGRGELRCIGATTLDEYRKYIEKDPALERRFQQVYVDQPTVEDTVSILRGLRERYELHHGVRISDSALVEAAILSDRYISGRFLPDKAIDLVDEAAAKLKMEITSKPTALDEINRSVLKLEMERLSLTNDTDKASKDRLNRLEAELSLLKEKQAELTEQWEHEKSVMTRIQSIKEEIDRVNLEIQQAEREYDLNRAAELKYGSLNSLQRQLQQAEKELTEYQNSGKSMLREEVTGNDIAEIVSKWTGIPVSKLQQSEREKLLHLEEELHKRVVGQDPAVRAVAEAIQRSRAGLSDPNRPIASFMFMGPTGVGKTELAKTLASYMFNTEEALVRIDMSEYMEKHAVSRLIGAPPGYVGYEEGGQLTETVRRRPYAVILFDEIEKAHSDVFNVFLQILDDGRVTDSQGRTVSFTNTVIIMTSNVGSQYILNMNDETESRDSTYESIKQRVMDAARSLFRPEFMNRVDEYIVFQPLDREQINSIVKLQLERVQKRVADRKIKIEVTDAAVEFLGNLGYDPNYGARPVKRVIQQNVENELAKGILRGDFKDEDTVLVDTEVTVFSNGQRPQQKLVFRKLLDADSSDKPSSEDQKAFLPSR